One Betaproteobacteria bacterium DNA segment encodes these proteins:
- a CDS encoding DUF922 domain-containing protein codes for MRKILFACAVLISMPVVPAAGEPLVRMHTSYYYIDGPSATVLAAQLDQNGPVGFDGNHYAGRTRWDIQWKFRHQQQGTACSMKDVAVAIGIAQTLPRWRGEDKGAAALKARWTKFLEALRRHEDGHKEHGLKAGKEIDAAVLAVKPASNCEDLEAAANAAAQAIVAKYQALDGEYDRKTDHGRNQGATLL; via the coding sequence ATGCGCAAGATACTATTCGCGTGCGCCGTGCTGATCTCGATGCCGGTCGTGCCGGCTGCCGGAGAACCGCTGGTGCGCATGCACACCAGTTACTACTACATCGATGGCCCGTCAGCCACTGTGCTGGCGGCTCAACTCGATCAAAACGGGCCAGTCGGGTTCGACGGCAACCATTACGCAGGCAGGACCCGGTGGGACATTCAATGGAAATTCCGGCACCAGCAGCAGGGAACCGCATGCTCGATGAAGGATGTTGCGGTCGCGATCGGCATCGCCCAGACCCTGCCGCGGTGGCGCGGTGAAGACAAGGGGGCGGCTGCCTTGAAGGCCCGCTGGACAAAATTCCTCGAAGCCTTGCGGCGCCACGAAGATGGTCACAAGGAGCACGGGTTGAAAGCCGGCAAGGAGATCGACGCTGCTGTGCTCGCCGTCAAGCCGGCCAGCAACTGTGAGGATCTGGAGGCGGCCGCCAACGCAGCGGCGCAGGCGATCGTGGCGAAATACCAGGCGCTCGACGGAGAGTACGACCGCAAGACCGACCACGGCCGCAATCAGGGCGCTACATTGCTGTAG
- the grpE gene encoding nucleotide exchange factor GrpE: MHDQNKTASAPDAESEPGNSTNATANDPTPGYASALAGQLEKAEAAAQEHRDAWLRAKADADNIRKRAQSDLANAHKYALENFSAELIPVRDSLEAALASQNATPELLRSGVELTLKQLTAAFEKFSVREINPLGEKFDPHKHQSINMVESDAEPNSVVGVLQKGYALNDRILRPALVSIAKPKASA; encoded by the coding sequence ATGCACGACCAGAACAAAACAGCCTCGGCGCCGGATGCGGAATCCGAACCCGGGAACTCGACCAATGCGACAGCCAACGATCCGACCCCGGGATACGCGTCAGCCCTGGCAGGACAGCTCGAAAAAGCCGAGGCTGCCGCCCAGGAGCATCGCGACGCGTGGCTGCGGGCAAAGGCCGATGCGGACAACATTCGCAAGCGGGCTCAGAGCGACCTGGCCAACGCTCACAAGTACGCCCTGGAAAATTTCTCGGCCGAACTGATCCCCGTGCGCGACAGTCTCGAAGCGGCGCTGGCCAGCCAGAACGCAACACCGGAATTGCTGAGAAGCGGCGTCGAACTCACGCTGAAACAGCTCACGGCGGCCTTTGAGAAGTTTTCAGTTCGCGAAATCAACCCCTTGGGCGAGAAATTCGATCCCCACAAGCATCAGAGCATCAATATGGTCGAGTCCGATGCGGAGCCCAATTCGGTGGTCGGCGTGCTGCAGAAGGGCTACGCCCTGAATGACCGGATACTGCGCCCGGCGCTGGTCAGCATCGCAAAACCAAAGGCTTCCGCTTGA
- the dnaK gene encoding molecular chaperone DnaK, whose protein sequence is MAKIIGIDLGTTNSCVAVMENGQPKVIENAEGARTTPSIVAYMDDGEILVGAPAKRQAVTNPKNTLFAVKRLIGRRFTEKEVQKDIDLMPYKIVQNSNGDAWIEVRGKKIAPPEISAQVLIKMKKTAEDYLGEPVTEAVITVPAYFNDSQRQATKDAGRIAGLEVKRIINEPTAAALAFGMDKKEGDRKIAVYDLGGGTFDVSIIEIAEVDKEHQFEVLSTNGDTFLGGEDFDQRLMDYLADEFKKDQGIDLRNDVLALQRLKEAAEKAKIELSSTQQTEVNLPYITADAAGPKHLAIKITRAKFESLVEELIQKTVEPCRIAIKDAGVKLDDIADVILVGGMTRMPKVQDKVKEIFGKEPRKDVNPDEAVAIGAAIQAGVLQGEVKDVLLLDVTPLSLGIETLGSVMTKLIQKNTTIPTKAQQVFSTADDNQTAVTIHVLQGEREMAAGNKSLGQFNLSDIPPSPRGLPQIEVTFDIDANGILHVSAKDKATGKENKIKIQANSGLKEDEIKRMVQDAEEHADEDRKARELVDARNQADALIHAVKKSLTEHGDKIDADEKAGIESAIKDAEEAIKGSDKGAIEAKTRSLTEASHKLAEKMYAQQQPEGGTSQKSEAASGNADEGNVVDAEFEEVKDKKKSA, encoded by the coding sequence ATGGCAAAAATCATCGGCATTGACCTCGGCACCACGAACTCCTGTGTGGCCGTCATGGAAAACGGCCAGCCCAAGGTCATCGAGAACGCCGAAGGCGCGCGCACGACGCCTTCGATCGTCGCTTACATGGACGATGGTGAAATCCTGGTCGGCGCCCCGGCCAAGCGCCAGGCGGTCACCAATCCGAAGAACACCCTGTTTGCGGTAAAACGGCTTATCGGCCGCCGCTTCACCGAGAAAGAGGTGCAGAAGGACATCGACCTGATGCCCTACAAGATCGTGCAGAACAGCAATGGCGACGCCTGGATAGAGGTGCGCGGCAAGAAGATCGCGCCTCCCGAAATCTCGGCGCAGGTGCTGATCAAGATGAAGAAGACCGCCGAGGATTACCTCGGCGAGCCAGTCACCGAGGCGGTGATCACGGTGCCCGCCTACTTCAACGATTCGCAGCGCCAGGCCACCAAGGATGCCGGGCGCATCGCCGGGCTCGAGGTCAAGCGCATCATCAACGAACCGACCGCGGCTGCACTCGCCTTCGGCATGGACAAGAAGGAAGGCGACCGCAAGATCGCGGTCTATGACCTCGGTGGGGGTACCTTCGACGTATCCATCATCGAGATTGCGGAAGTCGACAAGGAACACCAGTTCGAAGTCCTCTCCACGAACGGCGACACCTTCCTCGGTGGGGAAGACTTCGACCAGCGTTTGATGGACTATCTGGCCGACGAATTCAAGAAAGACCAGGGTATCGACCTGCGTAACGACGTGCTCGCGCTGCAGCGTCTGAAGGAAGCCGCCGAGAAGGCGAAGATCGAGCTTTCCTCCACCCAGCAGACCGAGGTAAATCTTCCCTACATCACGGCGGATGCTGCCGGACCGAAGCATCTGGCGATCAAGATCACCCGCGCCAAGTTTGAAAGCCTGGTCGAGGAATTGATCCAGAAGACTGTCGAGCCCTGCCGCATAGCCATCAAGGATGCCGGCGTGAAGCTCGATGACATTGCCGACGTGATCCTGGTCGGCGGCATGACCCGCATGCCCAAGGTGCAGGACAAGGTCAAGGAGATCTTCGGCAAGGAGCCGCGTAAAGACGTCAATCCTGACGAGGCGGTCGCGATCGGCGCTGCAATCCAAGCCGGCGTGCTGCAAGGCGAAGTCAAGGACGTTCTGCTGCTGGACGTGACGCCATTGTCGCTCGGCATCGAGACGCTCGGCAGCGTGATGACCAAGCTCATCCAGAAAAACACGACGATCCCAACCAAGGCGCAGCAGGTGTTCTCGACCGCCGACGACAATCAGACCGCGGTGACAATCCACGTGCTGCAGGGCGAGCGCGAGATGGCCGCCGGCAACAAGAGCCTGGGTCAGTTCAATCTGTCCGACATTCCGCCGTCACCGCGCGGACTGCCGCAAATCGAGGTCACGTTCGACATCGACGCCAACGGCATCCTGCATGTTTCGGCCAAGGACAAGGCCACGGGCAAGGAAAACAAGATCAAGATCCAGGCGAACTCGGGCCTCAAGGAGGACGAGATCAAGCGTATGGTCCAGGATGCCGAAGAGCACGCGGACGAGGACCGCAAAGCCCGTGAGCTGGTTGACGCGCGCAACCAGGCCGATGCGCTGATCCACGCGGTGAAGAAATCGCTCACCGAGCATGGCGACAAGATCGACGCGGACGAGAAGGCCGGAATCGAAAGTGCAATCAAGGATGCGGAGGAAGCCATCAAGGGCTCCGACAAGGGTGCGATCGAAGCAAAGACCCGGTCTCTGACGGAAGCGTCGCACAAGCTCGCCGAGAAGATGTATGCGCAGCAGCAGCCCGAAGGCGGCACTTCGCAGAAGTCCGAAGCCGCCAGCGGCAATGCCGACGAAGGCAACGTCGTGGATGCCGAGTTCGAGGAAGTGAAGGACAAGAAGAAATCGGCCTGA
- the dnaJ gene encoding molecular chaperone DnaJ: protein MAKRDYYEVLGVNRDASDEDLKKAYRKLAMKHHPDRNPDNPKAEELFKEAKQAYEVLCDSGKRTAYDQYGHAGVDPHSGMGAGAAGAGFGGFADAFGDIFGDIFGAGRGRSNVYRGADLRYNLEIALEEAARGTETRIRIPTMEECETCKGSGAKPGSQPITCPTCNGQGQVRMTQGFFSIQQTCPKCHGNGKVVQNPCATCSGAGRLKKQKTLSVKIPPGVDEGDRIRLTGEGEAGVNGGPPGDLYVVMHIRPHDVFTREGNDLHCEMPVSFSRAALGGEIEIPTLDGYAKIKIPAETQSGKVFRLRGKGIKGVRSQSYGDLLCHVVVETPVNLTARQKEMLQELEEINERDGGRHNPRAKSWMDKVREFFEP, encoded by the coding sequence ATGGCGAAACGCGACTATTACGAAGTGCTCGGCGTCAATCGCGATGCTTCCGACGAGGACCTCAAAAAGGCTTATCGCAAGCTGGCGATGAAACATCATCCGGACCGCAATCCGGACAATCCGAAGGCGGAAGAGCTGTTCAAGGAGGCGAAACAAGCCTACGAAGTGCTCTGCGACTCCGGCAAACGCACCGCCTATGATCAATACGGCCATGCCGGTGTGGACCCGCACTCCGGTATGGGGGCCGGCGCAGCCGGCGCCGGTTTCGGCGGCTTTGCCGACGCCTTCGGCGATATCTTCGGTGACATTTTCGGCGCAGGGCGCGGCCGCTCGAACGTCTACCGGGGCGCAGACCTGCGCTACAACCTCGAAATCGCGCTGGAAGAAGCGGCGCGCGGGACCGAAACGCGCATCCGCATTCCGACGATGGAGGAGTGCGAGACCTGCAAAGGTTCCGGTGCAAAACCCGGCAGCCAGCCGATCACCTGCCCGACCTGCAACGGCCAGGGCCAGGTGCGCATGACCCAGGGATTTTTCTCGATTCAGCAGACCTGCCCGAAATGCCACGGCAATGGCAAGGTGGTACAGAACCCCTGTGCGACCTGCAGCGGTGCGGGACGTCTGAAGAAGCAGAAAACGCTGTCGGTGAAAATTCCGCCCGGCGTCGACGAAGGCGATCGCATCCGTCTGACTGGCGAGGGTGAGGCGGGTGTCAACGGCGGCCCGCCGGGCGATCTGTATGTCGTGATGCATATCCGTCCGCACGACGTTTTCACGCGCGAGGGCAATGATCTACACTGCGAAATGCCGGTCAGCTTCTCCAGGGCGGCGCTTGGCGGCGAGATCGAGATCCCGACGCTGGACGGTTACGCCAAGATCAAGATACCCGCGGAAACGCAGTCGGGGAAAGTGTTCAGGCTGCGCGGCAAAGGCATCAAGGGCGTGCGCAGCCAATCCTATGGCGACCTGCTCTGCCACGTCGTCGTGGAAACGCCGGTGAACCTCACTGCGCGGCAAAAGGAAATGCTGCAGGAACTCGAGGAAATCAACGAACGCGACGGCGGTCGCCACAATCCCCGCGCCAAGAGTTGGATGGACAAGGTGCGCGAATTCTTCGAGCCCTAA
- a CDS encoding trypsin-like peptidase domain-containing protein: MRKRFPVVVLLSFLSLPAVAVDYAAYGKVAASVVRVVARIPNTNSTSFGSGVVLPDGRVVTNCHVIPGAGKVVVMEGAVGTEVERGPSDLAADLCVLHPIALTTPPAQTATAHTLEVGDEVVAIGFGGGGGRSISSGRVTALYPYRNGQVIQTTAAFRQGASGGGLFDRRGNLVGITTFFRRSGAESAFFAIPVEWIDALTSSDVESESRSNPFWMRPQGDQPLFLQVASYEADGKWAEMEAAARLWTQEEPGQMQSWEALSRALMALGGVMEGGTARLRAKQASESARTSIR, translated from the coding sequence ATGCGCAAACGTTTTCCGGTTGTCGTGTTGTTGTCGTTCCTGTCTCTTCCGGCTGTCGCAGTCGACTATGCCGCCTACGGCAAAGTAGCCGCCAGCGTTGTCAGGGTCGTCGCGAGAATTCCAAACACCAATAGCACATCATTCGGCTCCGGAGTCGTTTTGCCGGACGGCCGCGTTGTTACCAACTGCCATGTCATTCCCGGCGCTGGCAAGGTGGTCGTCATGGAAGGAGCGGTCGGCACCGAAGTCGAGCGCGGACCCAGCGACCTCGCCGCAGATCTGTGCGTATTGCACCCGATCGCGCTGACCACGCCTCCCGCGCAAACCGCCACAGCGCATACGCTGGAAGTCGGGGACGAAGTCGTGGCAATCGGCTTCGGCGGCGGAGGCGGCCGCAGCATCTCGTCCGGTCGCGTAACTGCGCTATACCCGTATCGCAACGGCCAGGTCATCCAGACTACCGCGGCATTCCGCCAGGGTGCGTCCGGCGGCGGCCTGTTCGATCGTCGCGGCAATCTGGTCGGCATTACCACTTTCTTTCGGCGCAGCGGAGCCGAGTCGGCTTTCTTTGCGATCCCGGTCGAATGGATCGATGCCTTGACGTCGTCTGATGTCGAATCTGAATCCCGCTCGAATCCGTTCTGGATGCGGCCGCAAGGCGACCAGCCGCTGTTTCTGCAGGTTGCTAGTTACGAGGCGGACGGCAAATGGGCGGAGATGGAAGCGGCGGCGCGATTGTGGACGCAGGAGGAGCCGGGGCAGATGCAGTCCTGGGAGGCGCTCAGCCGCGCACTGATGGCGCTGGGCGGCGTGATGGAAGGCGGTACCGCCCGGCTACGGGCGAAGCAGGCTTCCGAGTCCGCGCGTACTTCGATTCGGTAG
- a CDS encoding cysteine--tRNA ligase: MLKIYNSLTRAKETFVPILPGKVGMYVCGMTVYDYCHLGHARFMVVFDVAKRWLSATGFDVTYVRNITDIDDKIIRRAAENKEPIDALTGRFIRAMDEDAAALGVLKPDLEPRATDNVPQMLDLIDQLIKKGIAYQAKNGDVYYAVREFHGYGKLSGKSLDELQAGERVEVDVNKRDPLDFVLWKSAKPGEPSWESPWGKGRPGWHIECSAMSERCLGEHFDIHGGGQDLQFPHHENEIAQSEGAHDHAFVNYWMHNGFVRVDNEKMSKSLGNFFTVREVLARYDAEVVRFFIVRGHYRSEINYSDQHLDDAKGALTRLYTALKAVSAKAAPIDWDLPLARRFRDAMDDDFNTPEAVAVMFDLVNEVNRSKSAQAAVLLKSLGNILGILQRDPVDFLQGRRDATVRVTGVEARTSVGNVTVSTASGLSDEQIKKLIEQRNVARRAKNFAESDRIRDELLAAGIVLEDGPSGTTTWRRR, translated from the coding sequence ATGTTGAAGATATATAACTCGCTGACCCGTGCCAAAGAAACTTTCGTTCCGATCCTGCCGGGCAAGGTCGGCATGTACGTATGCGGCATGACGGTGTACGACTATTGTCATCTCGGCCATGCGCGCTTCATGGTGGTGTTCGACGTGGCAAAGCGCTGGCTCTCCGCGACGGGTTTCGATGTGACCTATGTTCGCAACATCACCGACATCGACGACAAGATCATCAGGCGCGCGGCGGAAAACAAAGAGCCGATCGATGCGCTGACCGGGCGTTTCATCCGCGCGATGGACGAAGATGCCGCAGCCCTCGGCGTGCTGAAACCGGATCTCGAGCCGCGTGCCACTGATAACGTCCCGCAGATGCTCGACTTGATCGATCAATTGATAAAGAAGGGCATCGCCTATCAGGCGAAAAACGGCGATGTTTACTACGCCGTGCGCGAATTTCACGGCTACGGGAAGCTGTCCGGCAAATCGCTCGACGAATTGCAGGCGGGCGAACGCGTCGAAGTGGACGTGAACAAGCGCGACCCGCTGGACTTCGTGCTGTGGAAATCGGCCAAGCCGGGCGAGCCTTCGTGGGAGTCGCCGTGGGGCAAGGGCCGGCCGGGCTGGCACATCGAGTGCTCGGCCATGAGCGAGCGCTGTCTCGGCGAACATTTCGACATTCACGGCGGCGGACAGGACCTGCAGTTCCCGCATCACGAAAACGAGATCGCGCAATCCGAGGGCGCGCACGATCACGCGTTCGTGAACTACTGGATGCACAACGGCTTCGTGCGCGTGGACAACGAGAAAATGTCCAAATCGCTGGGCAATTTCTTCACCGTGCGCGAAGTGCTGGCCCGATACGATGCGGAAGTGGTGCGCTTCTTCATCGTGCGCGGACACTATCGCAGCGAGATCAACTACTCGGACCAGCATCTGGACGATGCCAAAGGCGCGTTGACGCGTTTGTATACGGCACTCAAGGCGGTTTCGGCCAAGGCCGCGCCCATTGACTGGGATTTGCCGCTGGCGCGGCGCTTCCGCGATGCGATGGACGACGATTTCAACACGCCGGAAGCGGTCGCGGTGATGTTCGATCTTGTCAACGAAGTAAACCGCTCAAAATCTGCCCAAGCGGCGGTCCTGCTCAAATCGCTCGGCAATATCCTGGGGATACTTCAGCGCGATCCCGTGGATTTTTTGCAGGGCCGCAGAGATGCAACGGTCAGGGTTACAGGCGTTGAGGCCAGGACCAGCGTCGGTAATGTGACCGTCTCGACAGCTTCCGGCCTGTCCGATGAACAGATAAAAAAGTTGATCGAACAGCGCAACGTCGCCCGCAGGGCAAAGAATTTCGCCGAGTCGGACCGCATTCGCGACGAGTTGCTCGCGGCCGGCATCGTCCTTGAAGACGGCCCCTCTGGCACCACCACCTGGCGACGACGCTAG
- a CDS encoding tetratricopeptide repeat protein, giving the protein MSRIPLLALRAALLLVLQMQAGFAANSYEDASKLFKQGNYAGALEKIETVITANPRDARARFLKGLILTEQNKPADAIKVFTTLTEDYPELPEPYNNLAVLYASQGQYDKARKSLEMAIRTHPSYAIAHENLGDVYAKMASEAYDKALQLDRSNAAAQTKLAMIKDLFSGSVVPGRGSPETAEPTVAAATTPAAIEKPATATAKPAAQSAKADADAVLAAVNGWAKAWSSKNADAYLAYYAPAFQVPGGDARANWEATRRDRIVKPKLIEVTVGSPKVSFDANGRAVVKFRQGYKSDTLNTSGAKILTLVKINDRWQIVQERMN; this is encoded by the coding sequence ATGAGCCGAATCCCCCTCCTGGCGCTGCGCGCTGCTCTGCTACTGGTGTTGCAGATGCAGGCCGGATTTGCCGCCAACAGCTACGAAGATGCCAGCAAACTGTTCAAACAGGGCAACTACGCCGGGGCGCTGGAGAAGATCGAAACGGTCATCACCGCCAATCCACGCGATGCCCGGGCGCGCTTCCTCAAGGGCCTGATCCTGACCGAGCAGAACAAGCCGGCCGACGCGATCAAGGTATTTACCACACTGACCGAGGATTATCCGGAACTGCCGGAACCCTATAACAATCTGGCCGTGCTGTACGCCTCGCAAGGTCAGTACGACAAAGCGCGCAAATCGCTGGAAATGGCGATCCGCACGCATCCGAGTTACGCGATCGCGCACGAGAACCTGGGCGACGTCTACGCCAAGATGGCGAGCGAGGCCTACGACAAGGCGCTGCAACTGGATCGCAGCAACGCCGCCGCGCAGACCAAGCTAGCGATGATCAAGGATCTGTTCTCCGGCAGCGTGGTACCGGGCAGGGGATCGCCGGAGACGGCCGAACCCACTGTTGCCGCCGCTACAACACCCGCCGCCATCGAGAAACCGGCAACGGCCACCGCCAAGCCCGCAGCGCAATCCGCGAAGGCGGATGCGGATGCCGTGCTGGCTGCCGTCAACGGCTGGGCCAAGGCATGGTCGAGCAAGAATGCCGATGCCTATCTGGCGTATTACGCACCGGCCTTCCAGGTGCCGGGCGGCGACGCGCGCGCCAATTGGGAGGCAACCCGGCGTGATCGCATCGTCAAACCAAAGTTGATCGAAGTGACTGTCGGGTCGCCCAAGGTTTCGTTCGACGCCAACGGCCGTGCGGTCGTGAAGTTCCGCCAAGGGTACAAGTCCGACACCTTGAACACATCCGGAGCCAAGATACTGACGTTGGTGAAAATCAACGACCGCTGGCAAATCGTCCAGGAGAGAATGAACTAG
- a CDS encoding L,D-transpeptidase family protein has translation MSITPAPVSRQISAPEAMLVRALLDIRDSKFSSALDHIDSLLVANPNFRLAQLVKGDLLLARARPINSIGNASGGSAEQVAGLRDEARVRLVRSQIEPPPELAPRYLLQLPEKEKLALVLDSTKSTLFVFENTGRTPRYVADYYVTIGKNGLEKLREGDKKTPVGVYHVVSRLPKDKLTDFYGSGAYPISYPNEWDQMRGRDGHGIWLHGTPRDTYSRPPRASDGCIVLTNQDLETLAAKLQIGSTPIVIADSIDWAKPEEVESLRADLASSIENWRHDWESRNTDAYLRHYARKFTSNGLNLAQWSAQKHQVNAGKTWIKVSVSDMSLLLYPGREEMAVATFEQDYASSNLSNRMTKRQYWIRENNKWRIVFEGAA, from the coding sequence ATGAGCATCACGCCGGCGCCGGTTTCACGCCAGATTTCCGCGCCCGAGGCCATGCTGGTTCGCGCGCTGCTCGATATTCGCGACAGTAAGTTTTCCTCCGCACTCGATCACATCGACAGCCTGCTCGTCGCCAATCCGAATTTCCGGCTGGCCCAACTGGTCAAAGGCGACCTGCTGCTCGCGCGTGCGCGGCCGATCAATTCCATCGGCAACGCTTCTGGTGGATCCGCCGAACAAGTTGCGGGACTACGCGACGAAGCCAGGGTGCGCCTGGTCCGTTCGCAGATCGAACCCCCGCCCGAACTGGCACCGCGCTATTTGTTGCAACTGCCGGAAAAAGAAAAGCTCGCCCTGGTGCTCGACTCGACCAAGTCGACATTGTTCGTATTCGAGAATACGGGCAGGACTCCTCGCTATGTCGCCGACTACTACGTCACCATCGGCAAGAACGGCCTGGAGAAGCTGCGCGAGGGCGACAAGAAAACGCCGGTTGGCGTCTATCACGTGGTCAGCCGGCTGCCGAAAGACAAGCTCACGGATTTTTATGGTAGCGGCGCCTATCCGATCAGCTATCCGAACGAATGGGATCAGATGCGCGGCCGCGATGGCCACGGCATCTGGCTGCACGGCACGCCTCGCGACACCTATAGCAGGCCGCCGCGCGCCAGCGACGGCTGCATCGTGCTGACCAATCAGGACCTGGAGACGCTGGCCGCAAAATTGCAGATCGGCTCGACGCCGATCGTCATTGCCGATTCGATAGATTGGGCAAAGCCCGAGGAAGTCGAATCCCTGCGTGCCGACCTGGCTTCCTCAATCGAGAACTGGCGGCACGACTGGGAAAGCCGCAACACCGATGCGTACCTGCGGCACTATGCGCGGAAATTCACGTCGAACGGCCTGAACCTGGCGCAGTGGTCGGCGCAGAAGCACCAGGTCAATGCCGGAAAGACCTGGATCAAGGTCAGCGTCTCCGACATGTCGCTTCTGCTCTACCCCGGCAGGGAGGAAATGGCTGTGGCGACGTTCGAACAGGACTACGCCAGCAGCAATCTCTCCAATCGCATGACGAAGCGCCAGTACTGGATCAGGGAAAACAACAAATGGCGCATCGTGTTCGAAGGGGCAGCATAA
- a CDS encoding peptidyl-prolyl cis-trans isomerase, with amino-acid sequence MKKFWGLAFALLLSTGAFAANPQVEIKTSLGAITVELYPEQAPKTVENFLQYVKSGFYKDSIFHRVIPGFMVQGGGFNKAMEQKATRGPVGIESNNGLKNGIGTIAMARTQNPNSATAQFFINVADNGFLNYTAPTVRGYGYTVFGKVVKGMDVVERIAQLPTGAGGPFPQDVPQQQVVIEDVKLVEAK; translated from the coding sequence ATGAAAAAGTTTTGGGGGCTCGCTTTCGCCCTGCTGTTGAGCACCGGCGCTTTCGCCGCCAATCCGCAAGTGGAGATCAAGACCAGCCTCGGCGCCATTACGGTCGAACTCTACCCCGAGCAGGCGCCGAAGACGGTGGAGAACTTCCTGCAGTACGTGAAGAGTGGTTTCTACAAGGACTCCATCTTCCACCGCGTCATTCCCGGATTCATGGTTCAGGGCGGTGGTTTCAACAAAGCCATGGAGCAAAAGGCCACGCGCGGTCCGGTCGGCATCGAATCGAACAACGGCTTGAAGAACGGCATCGGCACCATCGCGATGGCGCGCACGCAGAATCCGAATTCCGCAACGGCGCAATTTTTCATCAACGTGGCTGACAATGGGTTCCTGAATTACACCGCGCCGACCGTGCGCGGCTACGGCTATACCGTGTTCGGCAAGGTGGTCAAGGGCATGGACGTGGTCGAAAGAATCGCGCAGCTGCCCACCGGGGCGGGCGGCCCGTTCCCGCAAGACGTACCGCAGCAACAGGTGGTGATCGAAGACGTGAAACTGGTGGAGGCAAAGTGA
- a CDS encoding peptidylprolyl isomerase, which yields MGDIVIELDTGKAPVTAENFLQYVRDGFYDNTVFHRVINGFMVQGGGFEPGMKQKSTRAQIENEAANSLKNDAYTVAMARTSDPHSATAQFFFNVVNNNFLNFRAASADGYGYCVFGKVVEGRDVVDKIKAVPTGNRGFHQDVPAEDVVIKKAEIV from the coding sequence ATGGGCGACATCGTCATCGAACTCGATACCGGAAAAGCGCCGGTGACCGCGGAGAACTTTCTGCAGTACGTGCGTGATGGCTTCTACGACAACACTGTCTTCCATCGCGTGATCAACGGATTCATGGTCCAGGGTGGCGGATTCGAACCGGGCATGAAGCAGAAATCGACGCGCGCGCAGATCGAGAACGAAGCGGCAAACAGCCTGAAAAACGATGCTTACACCGTCGCCATGGCACGCACGTCGGATCCGCACTCGGCAACCGCGCAATTCTTCTTCAATGTAGTGAACAACAACTTCCTGAATTTCCGCGCCGCCAGCGCCGACGGCTACGGTTACTGTGTTTTCGGAAAGGTCGTGGAAGGGCGTGACGTGGTGGACAAGATCAAGGCTGTCCCAACCGGCAACCGCGGCTTCCACCAGGACGTGCCGGCCGAAGATGTCGTCATCAAGAAGGCGGAAATCGTTTAA
- a CDS encoding UDP-2,3-diacylglucosamine diphosphatase, with product MPHTLFISDLHLSPDTPAATDTLLRFLRETAPEAESLYVLGDLFEYWIGDEGLDQPYAMQIARAFRALADHGVRVYFMHGNRDFLIGARFAQTSGMQLLPDPTRVDLYGRPTLLMHGDTLCSDDHEYQKFRAMVRNPAWQQAFLGKPLDERVRMAREVRGRSEQAKQVKDMTIMDVAPATVEDAFRAHPYARLIHGHTHRPARHEHKVDGRDCERWVLADWYDHGSYLLCDASGCRAQSLG from the coding sequence ATGCCTCATACGCTCTTCATTTCGGATCTGCATCTGTCGCCGGATACCCCCGCGGCAACAGACACGCTGCTGCGCTTTCTGCGCGAAACCGCGCCGGAAGCCGAATCACTCTACGTGCTCGGCGATCTGTTCGAATACTGGATCGGCGACGAAGGCCTCGATCAACCGTATGCGATGCAGATCGCCCGGGCATTCCGCGCACTGGCTGATCACGGCGTGCGCGTCTACTTCATGCACGGCAATCGCGATTTTCTGATCGGCGCGCGCTTTGCGCAAACGAGCGGCATGCAATTGCTGCCGGATCCGACACGGGTGGATTTATACGGCAGGCCGACACTGCTGATGCACGGTGACACGCTGTGCAGCGACGATCACGAATATCAGAAGTTCCGTGCGATGGTGCGCAATCCCGCCTGGCAGCAGGCTTTCCTGGGCAAACCCCTCGATGAACGCGTACGCATGGCCCGGGAAGTACGGGGCAGGAGCGAGCAGGCGAAGCAGGTCAAGGACATGACCATCATGGATGTGGCGCCAGCAACCGTGGAGGACGCATTCCGTGCTCATCCCTACGCGCGGTTGATTCATGGTCACACACACCGGCCGGCACGCCATGAGCACAAGGTTGATGGCCGCGACTGCGAACGCTGGGTGCTGGCCGACTGGTACGACCACGGCTCCTATCTATTGTGTGACGCCAGCGGCTGTCGGGCTCAGTCGCTGGGGTGA